Proteins encoded by one window of Musa acuminata AAA Group cultivar baxijiao chromosome BXJ2-9, Cavendish_Baxijiao_AAA, whole genome shotgun sequence:
- the LOC135623385 gene encoding flavone O-methyltransferase 1-like, whose translation MASTNNIQQLTLEEEEEAGARALQLVSSCVLPFTLKAAIELRLLDIIVEAGPGALLSPVEIAARLPTKNPQAATTVDRILRLLAANRVVSCSTVHTGTDGHPLRRYGAAPICKYLTKNEGGVSLADMALVHQDKVFVDAWYYLKDSVLEGVVPLNSAYGMPVFDYIGTDPRFNKVFNAGMRGHSSVVVNNLLRVYGGFDDVEVLVDVGGNDGATLQMITSRHRHIKGINYDLPHVISGAKPLPGVKHVHGNMFETVPSGDAVFLKWILHDWSDEHCMKILKNCWKALPQHGKIIVVEHVLPAVPEPTANAQAVFQLDLAMLVYCVGGKERTEKEFKALATEAGFPGFKASHVFAETWVMEFIK comes from the exons ATGGCATCCACCAATAACATTCAGCAGCTGAcgctcgaggaggaggaggaggcaggcgCGCGCGCCTTGCAGTTGGTGAGCAGCTGCGTCCTTCCCTTCACCCTTAAAGCCGCGATCGAGCTCCGGCTCCTCGACATCATCGTGGAGGCCGGCCCGGGAGCCTTGTTGAGCCCGGTTGAGATCGCCGCCCGGCTGCCGACCAAGAACCCACAGGCGGCCACCACGGTGGACCGAATACTCCGTTTGCTCGCGGCTAACAGAGTCGTCAGCTGCAGCACCGTCCACACAGGGACGGATGGCCACCCTTTGAGGAGGTACGGCGCGGCTCCCATCTGCAAGTACCTGACAAAGAACGAAGGCGGTGTGTCACTGGCTGATATGGCATTGGTGCATCAGGATAAGGTCTTCGTGGATGCATG GTACTATCTAAAGGATTCCGTTTTGGAGGGAGTCGTCCCTCTGAACTCCGCCTACGGGATGCCGGTGTTCGATTACATAGGCACAGATCCACGGTTCAACAAGGTGTTCAACGCTGGCATGAGGGGCCACTCCAGCGTCGTCGTCAACAATCTGCTCCGCGTCTACGGTGGTTTCGATGACGTGGAGGTGCTCGTAGATGTCGGTGGCAACGACGGTGCCACCCTCCAGATGATTACCTCTAGGCACAGACACATCAAGGGCATCAACTACGACTTGCCCCATGTCATCTCCGGTGCCAAGCCCCTGCCAG GTGTTAAACACGTCCACGGAAACATGTTCGAAACTGTTCCGAGCGGAGACGCCGTGTTCTTGAAG TGGATTCTTCATGACTGGAGCGACGAACACTgtatgaaaatattgaaaaactGTTGGAAAGCGTTGCCGCAACATGGAAAGATAATTGTGGTAGAACATGTGCTTCCAGCAGTCCCAGAGCCGACTGCAAATGCTCAAGCTGTCTTTCAATTGGATCTTGCCATGCTGGTTTACTGCGTTGGTGGGAAAGAGAGGACTGAGAAGGAGTTCAAGGCCTTGGCAACGGAAGCCGGGTTCCCAGGGTTCAAAGCTTCTCATGTGTTTGCGGAGACTTGGGTCATGGAATTCATCAAGTAG